A region of the Polaribacter sp. L3A8 genome:
TTGCGTATCCGTTAAAAACGGAACAAACAAAATATCCATTCCCTCTTCGGCTAAAAGTCTACTTAATTCTGGAAACTCAGAATCATAACAAATTAATACGCCAATTTTACCACAATCCGTATCAAACGTCTTTAACTCATTTCCACCTTGCATTCCCCAAACTTTTGCTTCATCTGGGGTAACATGCAATTTCTCATAACGCTCTGTAGATCCATCTCTTTTACAGATATAACCTGCATTGTACAACAATTCATCTTTAATTTCTGGCATACTACCAGTAATAATATTAATGTTATACGTAATTGCCAACTCAGAAAATTTCTGAACAATCTCTGGGGTATATTTTGCCAATTCTCTAATTGCTTCCGACTCTGGTAAATGATTATTATCTGCCATTAACGGAGCGTTAAAAAACTCTGGAAACAACGCAAAATCAGACCTGTAAGCAGAAACTGCGTCTACAAAATACTCTGCTTGTTGCATTAATTCTTCCAAATCTTTATACAAACGCATTTGCCACTGAATCAATCCTAAACGAACTACCTTTTTCTTTGTAGCTGCTTTTTTAGATTTTTTCTCATAGTAAATATTATCCCATTCTAACAAAACCGCAAACTCACCAGAATTTTCATCACCTTCTAAATATCCTTTTAAAATTTTTGAAGGATGAAAATCATTCGAAATTTGAAAATTTAAAACTGGATCATGAATTTCTTTACGCTTAACACTTTCTATATATTCTTTTGGTGATAAAGTTGCTGCATATTTATGATAATTCGGAATTCTACCTCCAAATGCAATTCCTCTTAAATTTTGTTTTTCGGCAAGTTCTTTTCTATAGTCATACAGCCTTCTACCTAAACGTAAACCTCTGTATTCTTTTTTAATAAAAACATCAATTCCGTATAAAACATCTCCATTTTCATCATGCGTATCAAAGGTATAATTCCCTGTAATATCTTCATACGTATGCTGATCGTCGAAACTATCATAATCTAATTTAATAGACAATGCACAACCTGCTAACTCACCATTTACTTTAATAATAACTTGTCCTTCTGGAAATTTATCAATCAAAGATTTAATTTGATTTTCTCTCCAATAAGAACCTGGCATACTTGA
Encoded here:
- a CDS encoding carbon-nitrogen hydrolase family protein — protein: MIKNIENIELHYLTLTDYKQLKEAMIQAYSSMPGSYWRENQIKSLIDKFPEGQVIIKVNGELAGCALSIKLDYDSFDDQHTYEDITGNYTFDTHDENGDVLYGIDVFIKKEYRGLRLGRRLYDYRKELAEKQNLRGIAFGGRIPNYHKYAATLSPKEYIESVKRKEIHDPVLNFQISNDFHPSKILKGYLEGDENSGEFAVLLEWDNIYYEKKSKKAATKKKVVRLGLIQWQMRLYKDLEELMQQAEYFVDAVSAYRSDFALFPEFFNAPLMADNNHLPESEAIRELAKYTPEIVQKFSELAITYNINIITGSMPEIKDELLYNAGYICKRDGSTERYEKLHVTPDEAKVWGMQGGNELKTFDTDCGKIGVLICYDSEFPELSRLLAEEGMDILFVPFLTDTQNGYSRVRHCAQARAIENECYVAIAGSVGNLPKVNNMDIQYAQSMVFTPCDFSFPANGIKAEATTNTEMILIADVDLDLLKDLNQFGSVRNLKDRRTDIFEVRKLPKK